ATTGCGAACAAAAGAAAGTGCTACCCAGTCTACGCCCTGATCTAGACCGAACATTAGATCCTCGCGGTCTTTGTCAGTCATAGCTTTAATAGATAAGTAAACTCCCGGAAAGTTGACGCCTTTGTTGTTAGAAAGTTTACCAGCTACAGTGACACGACAATGCAGATCGCCTTTATCGCGGTTGATGTCCTCGACTAACATTTCTACTCGTCCATCATCGAGGAGGATTTTGGCACCTACAGGGACTTCTTCTGCTAAGTAGTCGTAGGTAACGCAGCTAATTTCTTGGGTGCCGATGACTGGGCGATTTGTCAAGGTAAAGCGATCGCCTTTTGCTACAACTATAGACCCATTTTCAAACCGCCCCAAGCGAATTTTTGGCCCTTGCAAATCTTGGAGAATTGCCACTGGCTGATTTAGTTCAAAAGCAGTTTGCCGAATTAAGCGGATATTGCGCTGATGGTCGGCATGAGTTCCGTGGGAGAAGTTTAGCCTTAGTGTCGTTGCACCCGCTTCAATAATTGCTTTGAGCATTTCTGGACTGCTAGTTGCAGGTCCAATAGTAGCGACAATTTTTGTGCGGCGTAGAGAATCTCTTAATTGCATAGGGGCTGATTCTAGGATCTATCTAGGAAACCATCGTAAATTAAGGGGCATTTTCATTTCCGTCACTGCTATATCAATCAGATGGCAGCAGTTAGAAAGGGGAATAAAGGCTAATACTGCGGCGCGAATTCAAAAGCCAAAAACCTTTTATTATCAGTTTTTGTCCTGTTTTGAATAGTATATTTATTTGCGCCAAGCTGCATTAGTAGTGAAACTCTAAAGACTTCCTCTAGCGGAGGCTTCAAAGCAGTGGGATAGACTAGTTATCGTACACTAATCTTGGTTCCATCCATCTCAGGGATGATATCCTGCTCTCCAATTCTTGGTATTGCTACACCACTACTTTTCGCAAATACTCAAGTTATGTTTGGAATCATAGCCTGATTTATCTACAGTATCCGCAAAACTGCCGATTGAGGTTGCTATACAAAATTTTATAAAAGTTTATCTTTTACTAATCTTTGTCGTATATTCGTAATGTTTGATAAAGAAGGAGATTAGAATGCTTACGTCGGAGGCAAGGAAGCCACTGACAGTCCCTCCCAAGGAATTTTTAGCACCTCCCGGTGATTTTAACCCTACACTGCTACTGTTTTTTGCAGCAGTGACGATGCTAGTGTTATCTAACTTTGGTTACTGGTTGTGGGAATGGCCGCACTGGCTTTGCTTTAGCATTAATACTCTAGCGTTACATTGTTCTGGGACGGTGATTCATGACGCTTGTCATCAAGCTGCCCATCGCAACCGAGTCATCAATGCGATGTTAGGGCATGGTAGTGCGTTGATGCTAGCTTTTGCTTTTCCAGTGTTTACGCGAGTGCATTTGCAGCATCACGCCCATGTTAATCATCCCAAAGACGATCCAGATCATTATGTCTCAACTGGCGGGCCGCTGTGGCTGATTGCGGTGCGGTTTCTGTACCATGAAGTATTTTTCTTTCAACGGCAACTGTGGCGTAAATATGAGCTACTAGAATGGTTTATTAGCCGCTTGATTGTTGTGTCAATTGTTTATATTTCAGTCCAGTACCACTTTTTGGGCTATATTCTCAATTTTTGGTTTATACCAGCATTTATTGTGGGCATAGCACTGGGATTATTCTTTGATTATCTGCCCCATCGTCCTTTTGTCGAGCGCGATCGCTGGAAAAATGCTCGCGTCTATCCTAACCCCATTCTCAATATCTTGATTTTGGGGCAAAATTATCACCTGATTCATCATTTATGGCCTTCCATTCCCTGGTATAATTACCAACCTACATACCATTTAATGAAACCGCTGTTAGATGAAAAAGGTTGTTATCAAACTTCAGGATTATTACAAAGAAAAGATTTTTTTGAGTTTGTTTACGACATATTTTTAGGCATTCGGTTTCACCATCAAAAACCAACTGAGAACTAACAAAATATCACAGACAGACTAATGGTTAAAGGACTGTTAATCAATCAATTAACCATTGTCTGACTTCATAATTAATTTTTCCACTCAATGCTGATTTATGGCTTGAGATTCTACCATTAAAATGGATGTAAAATAAGGTACTATAAAACAGGTTGTTGTGGACAAAACCATGAACCGCAAATCTTCCTCAACTGACTTAGCAGATAAGCCAACGGACTTGAGAAATAGCTCAAAAATAAAAATTTGGATATGGAGCGCTATTGGTCTGCTAATGACTAACTTAGTTGTAGTTGGGATTGTTGCGTTTTTGATCCACAGAGATAGCGTGCAATATCAGCCTAATCAACCTGCAAGCCAACAAAGGCAACAATAAATCAAGCTTAACGCTGTTCCTCTGGTATTTGTAGACGCAAATCTTGGACTTGAGGCTCAGGATTAACTAGCTGTAAAGACCAGTAGCTAACAATCATGAGAACTAATCCAGAGAACACGCCTACTACTAAGCCAATTAACAAAGCAGGTTTTCTAGAAAAAAGAGAAACAGTAGCATTGCTAATCTGGGTACTACGATCCTTTACTAATGAGGAATTTTGTGATTTTTTTATTTGCGAGTAGATATTAGTTGTCGGTGACAGCGTATCTGATAGTGTAATATCGGTCGATTCGTCGTTAATCAATGGTGTAAATATCTCATCACCAGAAACTCGATCGTGTTCCTGCGCACCAAAGGCTAGTTGATATTCTAATTGAATGTTGACTGATGCTGGAGAAACATAAAAATTGCTTAGTTCTAAGAGTGCTTCTAATGCTTCTTTAGCTGACTTATATCGGTCTTGAAAGTGGTAGCGCACCATTTTATTCAGTACTGAAGCCAATCCACTACTAACCTGTGCCAAGTTTTGCCAAATTATCTCACCTGAATTAGAATCCTCTGGCAATTGTGTTGGATGTACCCCTGTCAGCGCTTGAATACCAATCATTCCCAGAGCGTAAATGTCACTATTTAAGCGCGGTTTGCCTCGTTGTTGCTCTGACGGCATATAACCAGGAGTACCGATCGCGATCGTAGTGTATTGTTCTATAGGGGTAAATATCGCAGTTTCTTCTTGACCTCTAATCAGTTGATTCCAAATTGGCTTAACAGCACCAAAATCAATCAGAATTAAACGATTATCTTGCTTCCGCCTAATAATATTGTTCGGTTTGACATCTCGATGAATTAGTCCTTGACTGTGAACAAAATTGAGAATAGTCAAGACTTCATACAAAAGTTGAAAAACCTTGGTTTCCGACCAGCAATGACCTGGTGAAAGTTCCGCGCTGAGGGGATGTCCTTCAATGAACTCTTGTACTAAGTAGAACTCAAAGTTGTCTTCAAAATTAGCTAAAAGATGAGGCACTAAATCATAATTGCTCAGTTTTTTCAGGGCCTCTACTTCTCGCGAAAATAGCCGTCTGCGAATTTCGATTGGAATTGCATATTTACTGCTAGGTAAAAAATGTTTGACGACACAGGTAGGATGATTGGGAAGATAGGTGTCTTGGACTCTGTAGGTTTGACAAAACGCTCCTTGACTCAAAACTTCAACAACCTGGTAACGATCGCCTAGTAACTTGCTATTTAACATGTTACGGTATCCCTGACGGTTGTGTTCAGTGATTTTACGTAAAAAGTATCTTTATATAAATTAATATATAGTTCTATTAAGGAAATTCACCGTAATTTACCAGAAGTCTTATCTAAACTTTATGAAGAGTGCATTTAGCAGTTGGCAGAAAATTAGAAAATATAGGAGATAATCCTGATTCTATCTTACTGAAAATCTGCTAAATGACAGGAAGATAAGCAAGATGACTAATGATAGCAAAAAAAGCGTTCCACTCAGCCAAGATGCCGTACAGATAATTAGAGGTTTGATTATTGGCGAACTGGTGACGGTTGCCATCATTGGTGGACTGTGGTTATGGCTCAGACCACGCCTTCAAGTCGATAACGATGCTTTCGCTGCCTCTGGTCGAGGTAGAGCAACTACTTCTGCACTTGCAACTTCAAACTTTCAGACTGTCACTAATATTCCTATAGGATCGTTCAACTACGGTGGTAGCACGGCTTGGGCACCAATTAGGCAGCTTGTAGACTCTCAGATTCAAATTGCTCGTCCGGAGCTACAGTTGCGCTACGTTAACCCTACTACTATCAGTCCTGGGTCTGGTTCTGGAATTCAGATGTTGCTTGATGGAAAATTGGATTTTGCTGAATCTTCCCGTCCTCTCACAGATGAAGAAAAAGATCGGGCTAGAAAGCAAGGCTTCATACTTGCAGAACATCAAGTTGGGATTGATGGGGTAGCAGTAGTAGTCAACCCAGCACTCAAAGTATCAGGCTTAACTGTCGAGCAATTACAACAAATTTATTTGGGACAAATTACCAACTGGAAACAAGTAGGCGGGCCAGACTTGGCTATTACTCCGTTCTCTCAACATCCAGAAAATGCTGATGTAGTATTAATATCTGGCAAGCAGGCTTTAGATAAGCAAACCCTTGGCTCTAATGTTCAGTATGTTTACTCCACAACAGAAGCACTGCGCCGTCTCAACCAAACTCCTGGAGGAATATATTACGCTTCTGCGCGGGGAGTGGTGCATCAATGTACGGTCAAGCCGCTACCTTTAGGTATAAATACTGCACAGCTAATTTCTCCCTATCAAGAACCCTTTGTACCGCTAAACGAGTGTCCGCAAAAGCGCAATCAACTGAACACGGAAGCAATCAAAAATGGTAGTTATCCCATTACCTCTAAATTATTTGTAGTGATTAAGCAGAATCAGGGTAAAGAACAACAAGTAGGAGAAGCCTATCTCAGACTTTTAGCCACTGAACAGGGGCAAAAGGCAATTGAGCAAGCTGGCTTAATTCCAGAAAGGAAGCAGGAGCCAATAGCCAAAAGCAAGTAAATTTAAAGTAGTATTTTTTCGTTTGTTCACGACAATAAGATAAAGGCTAACCATCGGAAATTGTGCCGCAAAATATCCATAATTTACATGGGAAAATCCAGCATTATCTAGGGCAACCCAAGGCATCGTTTCTAGCTAGCAAATTTTTATGCTAAATGCTATTAGTAGGGCGATAATTAATATAGAGAGTAAGAATTCAATATAATTTATATGTCTTCAACGCCATGCCCCTGTTGTGTCGTTGTTCTTAATCAACAACAGGAGCAAAATATTTCTCATCAAAAGCAGTGCCAAGATACTCCAGACAAGCACAGCAAAAGTGTAGTTAAAAATTGTACTGTGGTTGAAAATGGTCGAGTTGTTGTCAAGCCGTTACCCAGTAAAACCGCTGATTAACCTTCAACTCATTTCATCCAGCGCTAAAACCTCGTGGAATTTCTGGTAATCAATATAACGATGCCCATCCTCTGTGTCGTGCATGATATTCACAAACTGATAATTCCATAGAATCTCAGTAGCACTATAGGTATGACGGGCATTAACAACCTGTGCCACTGTTTCATCAATCCCACTTACTGTAACTACAAGCGTAGTATTAGTCTCAACTAACGATTCTCCAGTCAGCCCATACAGAGGACTATACTCATCAATTGTATGCATCGCTAACCAAGTTAATGTAAAGCTAGGTGACTGATTCCGGCGCAGTTTGAGATCGTGAATCCGACGTATATAGTGTCCTTCTGCTGTGATCTCGTCCCGCATGAGGTACACTCGCATTTGTGCTTCCAGAATTAGGTTGCGACGCTGATTAGCTGTGCGGAACATGAGAGTTGGCTCGCCATCATGGGGTGTAATGACAGCAACACGGCTAAACAGCACGCGCGCAGTGGGACGGGAGAATCGAGCAAACGCTAGTCCTGTGGTGACGGCAATTCCCATCAAACCTGCCATCGCTTCAACGGTGACAATTGTATTAGCGTAAGCTGTTTTAGGATACATCGCCCCGTAGCCAATAGATGCTAGGGTTTGTACGCTAAAAAAGAAGACATCTAAAAAAGAGCCGGGTCGAGCATTTTCAATACAGTCTCCGCCTGCAAGGTAAGCTAAAGCAAATATGGCATTAGTAGCTATATAAGCAACAGCAGTTAGTAATAAAAAGCCAGTCCAGGGAATTGTTAACAGCAGATGATAAGGATCGCGCCAGTAAGAATACCAAGCACCCAAGCCGACAATATGGAATTGTCCGTCCCTGACTTTGATATAAACTCGCTGGGAGCGATGCGGCTTGTGCTTCCGAAAAAGTTTCTGCAATCGAAATCTCATTGGGAGTAGCCAAAAGAACTGCTTTCCGTTAATATAACTAGGTTTGGCAGTCCTTTAATAAAAAATTAGGATGAGCATTCCTCACCCTAATACTAGCTGACTAAAATAAAAGCTAATTTTTATGATTTTGGTGGTTGACCTTGAGAACAGCGATCGAACCACTCTTGGTATTGTTGACGATATTCTTCATTGTCTACAACAATTGACACTCTTACCTGCTGACAACCAGGTTGCTTTTCCAGAGCGATCGCATTCAAAAGTAAGCTAGCAATTTTAGGAGAGGTAAACAAGCCGCTGACAGTTAAACCATTATCCAGGTTTGCTGTTTCAGGTATTTCTGTTCCAGTCAAATCAATACCAGCTATTTCCTCTGTCCCTAAATCTATTTCTGCTAGTTGTTTGTGTTCTGGGCTGACTTGTTCTACAATCAGTTTTTCACGCCGGACAGGAACTTGCACCATCCGAGTTTCAATTTCTTTGCGAACAATTACATCGCCAACTTTACGTTTACTACTATTAATAACTAATCTTTCTTCTAGTAATTTAATCTTCTCTTCAGTAACCTCTGTTAAATTGCTATTCTCTAGATTGCCATTTACAGTTTGATGATTAATTATTTGCCCATTTGAGCTATCTGATAACGTCTGCCCAACTGGCTGGTTAGATTCTGAATTTTCAGGCATATTCTCTATTTCCGATTTTTCTAAATCTACAAAAATCGATTGTGTAGGATTATCAATTTTTTGAATTCTTTGACTTCGCAATTTTAAAAGCTTATATTTATCATGCAATTGCGCGTCACTAAATTCTACATTGTATTGATTTAACCGTTGAGATATAACTAAGTTTAGTCGATTTTCTGTATCTAAAGTTAGCTCTCTGACTTCGCCTATCAGTTGACCCCGTTTATCAAGCACAGCAAAATTTCTGACTTTGCTTCCTAAGTTATCTAGCAGTTTGCTCACTCGTTTATTAATATCTGCTGGATTTGCTAGCTCGGATTTTCTGGCTACAGTTTGGCTATTCATACAGGCAAAATTTACTAACTGCTTTTAGTCGTTGTTTGTTAAAAACAAGAAAAATTAAAAATCTATCCTATAGCAATCTGTAATTCATACTTAGTAAAGTCTGATTGCTTTAATTTTTCCAGGTCGAATTTGTTGCTGGTTGTTAAAGAATAGTTATTACTGTTTAATTATCTGTACAGGCAAAGCTATTGCCAGCTTTACCTGTACTATGTCTAATTAGTTATTAGTTATTAGCTAATAACTATGTAGATTAGCGTTCATCAATTGGCAGTCCGCCAGTAGTATCTACATCTAATTCTTCACGACGCACAGTTGCTTGAGCTTCCGAAGTTTCTTGCTCTACAACTTTTTTGACTCTGACTTCTTCACGCACAACTGCTTCCTTGCGAATGTCAGGAGTTTCTTCATAAATTTCTACGCGAGCTACTTCACCTTCACGGAAATTAGCTTCGCCAGGAGCAACAGGACGGCCTGCATCTGTTGGTGTTACACGCTCAATTACTACGCGCTCCCTTTCCAAAGGAATTTCTACACTTGCAGTCTCAGTTTCAACGCGCTTACCAATTGCTACTTCTCCAGCTTTCTGGCGTCTCTTATTCGCAATTAGCCGTTCTTCATACAATTTTAGAGTTTGGTTGTCACGCTCATTGATGTTGAACAAACCAGGCTCGTTGTCGTAAGTGTAAGTATCGCGGTTGTAAGTAGGATAAGTTGGTGTTGTCAATGGCTGATAGCTTGTATCTAAAGGTGCTGTTGTGTCTACAGCAGATGTTGTATCTACAGAGCCTGTTGCATCTAGAGGACGACGGTATACGCCACGTACCCGTTCTTCATAGTCGTAATCAACTCCGGAGCGTTCGTTGAATTCTGGTAAATCTTCAGCTTGCTGTCTGGTCATACCAATGGCATAGACGCGGTCAACGTTATAATCAATCCGAGCGCGTCCAATAGGTAGCAATACTTTTTTACCAAAAATCCAGAAGCCTAAGTCAACAACTAGATAGCGGAAATGTCCCTCATCATCTACTAAAACATCGTTGACAGTACCAATCTTTTCATCGGTGCCTTCTGCATAAACACCAAGCCCTTTAATATCGCTACCTTGAAAAGTATCGCGGTAGTTAGGATCAAAATCATTTAATTTGTAAAGTGCCATTATATTTTTCCCTCAAATTTTTACTTTCATCCGCTAATAACTAAACTAGATTTTTATTAAGTGATTTTCATCTTTCTCACGACTGAATTAAATTTAGTCTGAAGAAGTAGATACATTATTTTTTAATTATTTTTGCCAATTATTTATTTTAATTTTATTTAACACGCCAAGAAGGCAGGCAAAGATAATCATCTACTTTGCCTGCGCAATAATTACGATAAGTGGGAATAGATACCCCTGAATATTCACAGATTTTAGTTTGCAGCGATCGCCTAAATTATCAAACAGTAATCTAGCTAATTAAATAGCTGTATCTCTCGGCGGATTTGTTTCGTTCACATCCAAATTACCGGAAGTATTAATATCTAACTCTTCCCGCCGCACAGTTTCTTCTGCTGCAACAGTATCGCTTTCTACTACTTTCCTAACTCGGACTTCTTCGCGCACAACAGTTTCTTTACGAATCTCAGGTGTTTCTTCGTAAACTTCTATGCGAGCGACTTCTCCTTCTTGGAACTGTAAGTCTTCTGCATTTACTACAGTTTCAGTCGTTGGCGTCACTCTCTCGATTACTACGCGTTCTTTTTGTATGGGGACGGAAACTTGTGCAGTTTCTGTTTCAATGTGCTTACCAATTGCAACTTCTCCGGCTTTAATCCGATTTTTATTAGCAATTAATCGCTCTTCATATAGTTTGATAGTTTGTTGATCTTGAGCGTTCAATTCATATAATTCTGGTGCTTGGTAACTAAATGTTCCCTGTTCAGAAGTTAATTGGCTGTTAGGCGAACGGTAAATATTGCGGACATTCTGTTCGTAGTCTTCATTAACTACAATGTTTTCGTTATATTCAGGTAAATGTTCTACCTGCTCTTTACTCAAACCATCAACATATACTCGGTTTTCAGGATAATTAATATGAGCTAGACCTATAGGCAGTAAGATTTTCTTATTACTACCATCAAAGCTGCTATCAATTACTAAATAGCGGAAACGACCATTATCGTCAACTAAAGCATCGGCAACCGATCCAACTCTTACTCCTCCTTGGGTGTAGAGTTCTAAAGCTTTAACATCATCACCACCAAAAATTTCTCGGTAGTTAGGTTCAAAATCTTCAAGTTTGTAGAGAGGCATAAGTTATTCCAAAATGGCTGCAAATATCTATGCATTAGCCTATGAAGTATTGAAGTTATTTTCCTCCTGCTGGCGACTGAAGTTTATTCATCAAATTTAGGATTTATACTTCATACTTAAGAACTGAAAGCGAACTCGATCTATAGCTTAAGTTATATATAAATTTAATTTATTAAATCTATCTCTAACTCTGGTATGAGGCTACTAGCAAAAGTCTGAATTATCAAGGGCTTGATTGACGCCGTAGTGTATGAGTTGGGAACTAACCACAAAATAGAAGTAAGGAAACATTACAGTAAAGATTTTCATCAATTTGTTGCAGACAGATTACAAAGCATTCTCTTTGAAGCTCGGAGAATTGACCGCTTGAGGCAAGTAGGGTAAGTCAGGAAAGAGTAAAAGGTTTATCTGAACTGTATTGAAGTTTCTAATTCACGCAATCATACACTAGGCGGTTAATCTTAGGAATATTGGCGATCGCCAACTTCATAAAGAGATGATTTTTAACGGAAATATATAACAAAGTTGTGTTGATTTATTTCTACTGATTGATTAAATTGGCAGTTGGTTTAGAGTGAAGATAAAACCTTACTCATCAAGGTAGGAAATGTTGTATGTGGAAGACTGTGTTTTTAACATTGATATTCTTGATTGCATCAGTGTTACTGATTGCTGAAACAACCTTTGCTAATACTTGGATTGAAGGGAATGCATGGGTTGCTGAAAATACTGTGAACGCTGTTTCACCTGAAGTAACTCCATCTCCAGAATTACCACAGCCGAAAGTTGATGAATTAAAGAGCGATCGCGAAACCACCCAAACCAAAACAGACGATCGAAATCCTGCTCCAGAAAAACGATCGGCTGTTAATACTGTTCGTCCTCAATCTCCTAATCCTTACGATATAGAAGCGATCGAGCAATATAATCAGCAAGTTTATGGAGCAGGAAACTAGGGTTACTACAGCGCTGCGATCTGCGAAATCGGTAGTGCAGGTGCTGTTGTCACTGGGTCAGGGCCACCTTGACCAACTTCAAACTGAGTCATCATTGCATGGTCTTCATGAACGAGATTGTGGCAATGCATCATAAATTTACCTTTAATATCCCGTTGATCTCGGCTCCGAAACTGAGCAATTACGCGGACTGTCTCAAATTCACCAACCAAGAAAACATCTTTCCAACCCCGTTCGTAAGGTCGAGGAGGTAAGCCATTGCGG
The genomic region above belongs to Calothrix sp. NIES-2098 and contains:
- a CDS encoding fatty acid desaturase, which gives rise to MLTSEARKPLTVPPKEFLAPPGDFNPTLLLFFAAVTMLVLSNFGYWLWEWPHWLCFSINTLALHCSGTVIHDACHQAAHRNRVINAMLGHGSALMLAFAFPVFTRVHLQHHAHVNHPKDDPDHYVSTGGPLWLIAVRFLYHEVFFFQRQLWRKYELLEWFISRLIVVSIVYISVQYHFLGYILNFWFIPAFIVGIALGLFFDYLPHRPFVERDRWKNARVYPNPILNILILGQNYHLIHHLWPSIPWYNYQPTYHLMKPLLDEKGCYQTSGLLQRKDFFEFVYDIFLGIRFHHQKPTEN
- a CDS encoding serine/threonine protein kinase; the protein is MLNSKLLGDRYQVVEVLSQGAFCQTYRVQDTYLPNHPTCVVKHFLPSSKYAIPIEIRRRLFSREVEALKKLSNYDLVPHLLANFEDNFEFYLVQEFIEGHPLSAELSPGHCWSETKVFQLLYEVLTILNFVHSQGLIHRDVKPNNIIRRKQDNRLILIDFGAVKPIWNQLIRGQEETAIFTPIEQYTTIAIGTPGYMPSEQQRGKPRLNSDIYALGMIGIQALTGVHPTQLPEDSNSGEIIWQNLAQVSSGLASVLNKMVRYHFQDRYKSAKEALEALLELSNFYVSPASVNIQLEYQLAFGAQEHDRVSGDEIFTPLINDESTDITLSDTLSPTTNIYSQIKKSQNSSLVKDRSTQISNATVSLFSRKPALLIGLVVGVFSGLVLMIVSYWSLQLVNPEPQVQDLRLQIPEEQR
- a CDS encoding periplasmic phosphate-binding protein of phosphate ABC transporter; amino-acid sequence: MTNDSKKSVPLSQDAVQIIRGLIIGELVTVAIIGGLWLWLRPRLQVDNDAFAASGRGRATTSALATSNFQTVTNIPIGSFNYGGSTAWAPIRQLVDSQIQIARPELQLRYVNPTTISPGSGSGIQMLLDGKLDFAESSRPLTDEEKDRARKQGFILAEHQVGIDGVAVVVNPALKVSGLTVEQLQQIYLGQITNWKQVGGPDLAITPFSQHPENADVVLISGKQALDKQTLGSNVQYVYSTTEALRRLNQTPGGIYYASARGVVHQCTVKPLPLGINTAQLISPYQEPFVPLNECPQKRNQLNTEAIKNGSYPITSKLFVVIKQNQGKEQQVGEAYLRLLATEQGQKAIEQAGLIPERKQEPIAKSK
- a CDS encoding K+ channel, inward rectifier, which encodes MRFRLQKLFRKHKPHRSQRVYIKVRDGQFHIVGLGAWYSYWRDPYHLLLTIPWTGFLLLTAVAYIATNAIFALAYLAGGDCIENARPGSFLDVFFFSVQTLASIGYGAMYPKTAYANTIVTVEAMAGLMGIAVTTGLAFARFSRPTARVLFSRVAVITPHDGEPTLMFRTANQRRNLILEAQMRVYLMRDEITAEGHYIRRIHDLKLRRNQSPSFTLTWLAMHTIDEYSPLYGLTGESLVETNTTLVVTVSGIDETVAQVVNARHTYSATEILWNYQFVNIMHDTEDGHRYIDYQKFHEVLALDEMS
- a CDS encoding PRC-barrel domain-containing protein AvaK, with the protein product MALYKLNDFDPNYRDTFQGSDIKGLGVYAEGTDEKIGTVNDVLVDDEGHFRYLVVDLGFWIFGKKVLLPIGRARIDYNVDRVYAIGMTRQQAEDLPEFNERSGVDYDYEERVRGVYRRPLDATGSVDTTSAVDTTAPLDTSYQPLTTPTYPTYNRDTYTYDNEPGLFNINERDNQTLKLYEERLIANKRRQKAGEVAIGKRVETETASVEIPLERERVVIERVTPTDAGRPVAPGEANFREGEVARVEIYEETPDIRKEAVVREEVRVKKVVEQETSEAQATVRREELDVDTTGGLPIDER